The genomic DNA ATGAAACATGAACTACAGGAAATTGTTGCAGTAGTGAACAACAAGGGTGGAGTAGGCAAGACGGCTACTGTGCAGTCTCTGGCTTCTGGCATAGTCCGGTTGAATCACAATCTCAGGGTTCTGGTAATAGACTTAGACCCACAATGCAACCTCTCTTCGCTTTTCGGAGTGAGAGATAACGAAAATGATAACATATACAACGCCATGTGCAAACAGAGTGGTGTGCCAGTCTACAAATGTAAAAATGGGGTATATGCAGTTCCAGGATCTGCTCAGATGGAAAATATAGAACAACACCTTCCTGGAGGCCCTTCACTGAGAGAACAGATGAAGAGCTACACGGTATTACTGGGATGCTTGCAAGACAACGATTGCCATGACATGACAGGAGAAGGACTGAAAAACGTATTTGATGATTTCGACTACATTTTCATCGACTGTCCTCCAGCACTTTCCAAGAACACTTATAATGCTTTGGTTGCAGCAAGCAAGATTTTGATTCCTGTACAGATGGAAGCATTATCTGTCAAGGGAGTAAGTGAAGTACTCAGCGTAATGGATGAAGTGAAAGAGTTCCACATGAACGATAATTTGGAATTACTTGGACTCCTGCCAGTTATGGTAGATGAACGAACCAAGATAACTAAGCAGTTGAGCAAACTTTTAGGCGAAAAACATGGCGACTTAATTCTGCCTTGCCGTATCCGACGCTCTGTAAAGTTCCTGGAAGCTCAGGCACACGGACAAAGCATATTCGAATATGCACCTTACTCAAGTACAGGTATCGATTACGAAATTGCTATCAAGCGCATGTTCAACATCAAAATCTAATCTTGGTAGGGTAGGTTGAAACATGTAATAATAAAACAAAAGAAGATAAACTTATAAAATATAAGAATTATGGCTGTAGCAAAAAGAAATTTAGAAGAAATTGGTGAGTCTCTTGAAAATATGGGTATGAACGACCGACCAAGTTTATTAAACACAGAAATGGCAAAAAGCGAAGAGGATAAAAATATATCTAAAGGTGGTCGCAAGAGAAAAAGTTACTGGACTGCAGAGGAAAGACGCACTAGAACGAGTGTGGCTACATATCTTAACAAGGAAGAACTCCTTCTCCTGAAGATGAAATGCCTCTCAGATGATATCCCACAGGAAAACCTGCTCTACAATATCCTGATGGATTACTTGAAAAAGTAAGCAAACAAAAAGTAGTTATTAAAAGGGTGAAAACCACAAAACTGTTTACCTAAAAAAGCGCTAAGCTTAAAAATAAGGTATAAGTTCCTACAAAAACCACATTTTTGTTTACCAAAAGAATGATAATTATAGATTATTCTTTATAATAAATTATATATCTCTTATTTATTACAGAGAGTATAATAGTTTGATTAATAATGAGTTATGTTTGAAATGGTAAATAGAAAAGTGGTTTTAGGTAAATAGGAATATGGTTTATGGTAAATAGCTTGGTGGTTTCGGGTAAATATTTATGTGGTTTTAAGTAAATAAAAAAGTGGTTTTAGGTAAACAACTTTGTGGTTTATGGTAAACAGAAATGTGGTTTTTATATGAGTGAACCAAAAGGAAACAAGAATCTGGTGTGGATTAACACACCTTTTTCGCTGACAAAATTGGATAAGCAATATACATTATTGCAACAAAACATATTGATGGTTGCAAGTACCCATCTGCAGAAGTATGTTGAAGAGTATTTTACCGAGAAGAGAGTGCTTGGAGATGCACGCTCCGACTATCTTTTCGAGAAAGGAATAGAGCATGCTGTTATGGAGATTCCGCCCATCAAAATAGACATCAAGGATTTTCAGGTATCAACGGAGTTTCATAATTATAAGAATCTGCGTGATACGCTGAAGAACGATATCCTCAACCTGTCGGTGCGTGTAAAGACGGATAGCAAGACAGAGAAGATACAGCACGTATTTTCAAACATCGAGATTCCGACAACGCAGAAAGGCTATACAAAGAGCGATGGTGAGAAAGTAGAACGCATCAAGGGTGAAGTAATACTTGAGATAGATCCAAAACTCACCATGAGCCTTTTTGACATGCGTCAGGGATATATTCACCATATCTCCATGATTGCTAAATATTCCAAGAAGGTGAATACACCTCGACTCTATATATATCTGCTTCGTCAGATGGGACTAGACAAGAGCTTGGATGTTAAGGTTGGGTTTTTGCCGATGAAACAGTATTTGGGTCTGGTAGAACTTGATGAACATGGCAATATTCTGCTTGACGACAAGGGGGAGCCTGTGATGAATAAATATCCTAAATTCTCGCAATTCAGAAAACAGGTACTCGATGTGGTAAGGGAAGATCTCAACAGAATGGCTAGTCGCAGTGAGACAGATATCGTATTTGATGAATTTTCTGAAGAAGACTTTATTTATCGGAACGGAAAGCATAAGGGTGATCCTGAATATGTTATCTTCCATATCAAGCGGACGGATGTAGGTATCAATCATATCGGAGATAAAGATGCAGATATTGCTCGTCGTCTGAATGAAAAAATAAACCGTAATAGGGGAAAGAAAACATCTGATGATGCCATACAGCAGGGAGATCTTTTTGCGCATGTATATCAGAATCCTGACAAGAAGATAGAAGTAGACACGACTCAAGGTTTTGAGCAATGGAATCAGTTTATTTCGATGGTACAGGATACCAGTCAGCAAGCCCTGTTGGGCAG from Segatella copri includes the following:
- a CDS encoding ParA family protein; translation: MKHELQEIVAVVNNKGGVGKTATVQSLASGIVRLNHNLRVLVIDLDPQCNLSSLFGVRDNENDNIYNAMCKQSGVPVYKCKNGVYAVPGSAQMENIEQHLPGGPSLREQMKSYTVLLGCLQDNDCHDMTGEGLKNVFDDFDYIFIDCPPALSKNTYNALVAASKILIPVQMEALSVKGVSEVLSVMDEVKEFHMNDNLELLGLLPVMVDERTKITKQLSKLLGEKHGDLILPCRIRRSVKFLEAQAHGQSIFEYAPYSSTGIDYEIAIKRMFNIKI
- a CDS encoding RepB family plasmid replication initiator protein; this translates as MSEPKGNKNLVWINTPFSLTKLDKQYTLLQQNILMVASTHLQKYVEEYFTEKRVLGDARSDYLFEKGIEHAVMEIPPIKIDIKDFQVSTEFHNYKNLRDTLKNDILNLSVRVKTDSKTEKIQHVFSNIEIPTTQKGYTKSDGEKVERIKGEVILEIDPKLTMSLFDMRQGYIHHISMIAKYSKKVNTPRLYIYLLRQMGLDKSLDVKVGFLPMKQYLGLVELDEHGNILLDDKGEPVMNKYPKFSQFRKQVLDVVREDLNRMASRSETDIVFDEFSEEDFIYRNGKHKGDPEYVIFHIKRTDVGINHIGDKDADIARRLNEKINRNRGKKTSDDAIQQGDLFAHVYQNPDKKIEVDTTQGFEQWNQFISMVQDTSQQALLGRCKFIGIKNDRFCIAASDDDFAALKTLGLERLAQEFFDCVGSFMPVFYRG